Proteins encoded in a region of the Marinomonas maritima genome:
- a CDS encoding HIT domain-containing protein: MFELNPALDRDSILVGHFSLCQLRIINDAQFPWFVLVPQRNNITEIYQLVEEDRQQLMTESCLLAETLHDAFSATKLNIAALGNQVPQLHVHHIVRYKTDSCWPGPIWGVFDAMPYEKENLAEILQKVQSLLSDDLTLPSDEAELYY, translated from the coding sequence ATGTTTGAGTTAAACCCAGCGCTAGATCGAGATTCTATTCTCGTAGGGCACTTTTCTCTGTGCCAACTTCGGATAATTAATGATGCTCAATTTCCTTGGTTTGTACTTGTTCCTCAAAGAAACAATATTACTGAAATTTACCAGTTAGTTGAAGAGGATCGTCAGCAGCTGATGACTGAAAGCTGTTTATTAGCGGAAACGCTGCATGATGCTTTCTCTGCAACCAAACTAAATATTGCCGCTCTTGGCAATCAGGTGCCGCAATTGCATGTCCACCATATTGTTCGTTACAAAACCGATTCGTGTTGGCCTGGCCCTATTTGGGGGGTATTTGATGCAATGCCTTATGAAAAAGAAAACTTGGCTGAAATTTTGCAAAAGGTTCAATCACTACTAAGCGACGATTTAACGTTACCCAGCGATGAGGCTGAACTTTACTATTGA